The Meles meles chromosome 12, mMelMel3.1 paternal haplotype, whole genome shotgun sequence genome includes a window with the following:
- the PHETA1 gene encoding sesquipedalian-1 has product MKLNERSLAFYATCDAPVDNAGFLYKKGGRHAAYHRRWFVLRGNMLFYFEDPASREPVGVIILEGCTVELVEAAEEFAFAVRFAGARARTYVLAAESQAAMEGWVKALSRASFDYLRLVVRELEQQLAAMRAGDCPPPPRRPRALPPKENGCAVWSAEPAAASPDPSPAPSPVPSPAGAGAAGSRPGPAPPPLPPRRRASAPNGPLRAGSFARLHELFGQEVRALRSQWLRSRAQP; this is encoded by the coding sequence ATGAAGCTGAACGAGCGCAGCCTGGCCTTCTACGCCACGTGCGACGCGCCGGTGGACAACGCGGGCTTCCTGTACAAGAAGGGCGGCCGGCACGCGGCCTACCACCGCCGCTGGTTCGTGCTGCGCGGCAACATGCTCTTCTACTTCGAGGACCCGGCCAGCCGCGAGCCGGTGGGCGTCATCATCCTGGAGGGCTGCACGGTGGAGCTGGTGGAGGCCGCCGAGGAGTTCGCCTTCGCCGTGCGCTTCGCGGGGGCCCGGGCGCGCACCTACGTGCTGGCCGCCGAGAGCCAGGCCGCCATGGAGGGCTGGGTGAAGGCGCTGTCGCGGGCCAGCTTCGACTACCTGCGGCTCGTGGTGCGCGAGCTGGAGCAGCAGCTGGCCGCCATGCGGGCCGGGGACTgtccgccgccgccgcgccggcCGCGCGCGCTCCCGCCCAAGGAGAACGGCTGCGCCGTGTGGAGCGCGGAGCCCGCGGCCGCCAGCCCcgaccccagccccgcccccagccccgtcCCCAGCCCCGCGGGCGCCGGGGCAGCCGGCTCCCGACCcggccccgcgccgccgcccctccctccccggcgGCGGGCCTCGGCGCCCAACGGGCCCCTCCGCGCAGGCTCCTTCGCCCGGCTGCACGAGCTGTTTGGGCAGGAGGTGAGGGCGCTGAGGAGCCAGTGGCTCAGGAGCCGGGCCCAGCCCTGA